Proteins encoded within one genomic window of Apis mellifera strain DH4 linkage group LG1, Amel_HAv3.1, whole genome shotgun sequence:
- the LOC113219302 gene encoding putative uncharacterized protein DDB_G0277057: protein NDDDDDDDDNDDDCGGGDGSGGDDDDDDDDDNDDDDDPGDGGCGGSDDNDDDNNNNTNTNININTNNNNNNSNNNNSNNNNNNNNNNNNNNNNCNNNIDNNNNKIKNMFYKYY, encoded by the coding sequence aatgatgatgatgatgatgatgatgataatgatgatgattgtggtggtggtgatggtagtggtggtgatgatgatgatgatgatgatgatgataatgatgatgatgatgatcctGGTGACGGTGGTTGTGGTGGTagtgatgataatgatgatgacaataataataatactaatactaatattaatattaatactaataataataataataatagtaataataataatagtaataataataataataataataataataataataataataataataattgtaataataatattgataataataataataaaataaaaaacatgttctataaatattattaa
- the LOC413377 gene encoding PHD finger protein rhinoceros, which translates to MAQRGKRINRNDNDLASCPGAIKRRKCRLGPATGSSSLAATMGPSEEEETMASSSQGGASWTPRPLCDIKISSIYNRSSAEAPAELFRKDLISAMKLPDSEPLSPNEYWVITDQWKQEWERGVQVPVNPDSLPEPTVTITQATPIKQHSEFKLPKKFVRISRDDYFNPEDHHLSTTPARAEKACAYDLDDTDIAWLDVLNGERAQAGQLPITESQLERVIEELEVRCWERIQTIVKNEEGLGIEYDENVICDVCRSPDSEEGNEMVFCDCCNICVHQACYGITSIPDGSWLCRTCSLSQRPDCVLCPNKGGAMKCTRSGQKWAHVSCALWIPEVSIGCVERMEPITKISSIPQSRWALICVLCRERVGACIQCSIKTCKTAYHVTCAFKYGLEMKAIIEDEMADDGVKLRSYCQKHSRTNTKDKVQGTGSSIGSGGDKAGSDSEDAESRRRKRKDMTSEEKNQARAAKLQEIEAEFDKHVSLKDIASQQLDVDPDGIVYIYNYWKLKRRAGHNKPLLAPRCGELSGSGSRNQGQAADLEKMRTFVQLRQDLERVRNLCYMVGRREKLCRSFLRLREQTFHKQALVMSGPPLPPAAAAAVMEANHGPSIYDRLYSHPDSEDHTHDFDTIVARIAGIDSPTSEEKKTQQQQQQQQQQQQDFNGASSKKLYFNGSVRRKNLYGSDLSSVSSSETDATKAKTEKSKNLKLETESSTEEETNVSAKTKLSRRKAKKAVQSVEKLHSTVRENSENEKLVNSRSHTLEHMEKELGSASGSESDELLTLSGGATKHFVASAIYSDTDSDSQEHASHSAVLITKAAVKEFSAANLSKNSQKNFNKDSRHVESTYHNTGSKNKENQNKTSVKKKEYIPSALIVPQRQAAKKASEIMQRTQQGKKDNSVPETMSEIIKSPVEEIPKSSSSKQSKDKSPNKKQRENKQSKEIKNNDVYDFDKEFGDGTEILAYVPQRQAAKKAAEHIKSGMGNKTTQQIEQETFDGRSKKESPETGKRKEFRKDDSSRKEELSSRKEEISSSSSSSSSSSSSSSSSSSSSSSSSSSSRKEDLSSRKEELVSKKEESSRKEEISKESRSRRPRKSSTRETVLSSNSDSSSSSSNSCSSSTESSSDSENPEHRKFSDELIDGSSATTSSESDSGNRTKSKAIPSSANRKQQPSKTSPERQEAERKSISGRKLKKLPEKKLKTSDGRRGPEFQPPTEREEPRRACKEQQQQQHQTQQEASVKKQDQRDKKQSTTTAGTEVDEDLLIGSGDNDGSRNIFGTRPTKKSSQVGKQQSLPRKEDKKIKSEGRKRKPNESVAKDEKSGKETVKKSEKRLNDKQSVKVIEKKDEEQSKKDEQKIIDQEKAECTDSSSKSEEKKVKKIGSKDAINILEEEMKQRRAERDSPKKSLKGLDKLLEKREHHDKMSKSKISEVKIEKVICDEEKEEKESVEENQQIKEVIKNEDRKNHINESNSTIEKPKPEERIEEEIIKKDIAEISQIEKITSGKKKTDRNLGKSQENAIEHQQSVELQNIESQTISLGENVQKESNEDDNGKSILERVENSEKEHQKRRKSANRSIFSPQHGKDASVSELFDFDQDMLTEEIVNEDGFGISRDAEERGVPLSFSFNNELWFKEDSKEDSARETLHLVEKLRMELSKKSNSSQIELEAVPVDGEVKKEESPIEKTYEQQQQQSQQQLPLQLQQQQQTTQQQQEKETKILEPITEPVLNVKNIEISEEEISTNETRPSSCKSTIEEKRKSCYSGGNDRYAAYEEDRETNKVSLVERSKLDRAETDERWVPPSINSFQLSDVQHLNALMETQNRRYGNHQFPNESIPENESIARTHLNAPSIQEQYLLQQPHSILHSQQESHERTMLDQPISEENPMEMVNRHLIGLPASEDDQAAEMMDRVLEKEDDVVRQQEYDQNSPYNDINGRPDTRWAESQVLPSRRSTSSSITSASSAEDHSIPPYKNVAGIPFPPCSMETTYYADSSYGTGPVSLFPPQSCAAPLPYPSPGPALFPPAFGAAFPGAQSLLPHVKPLEDSLNLQASPCTAAFTSSSHNMALTAAMVSPTKIVTPPPPPPPPPPQVTAPPTESIERTQQQLQTQVADSPSLPMNFLNTVAPENHTNDTVVESLQEALADGKSQHSGKKSPSKPTRTSARVTSLQGKSPGKSPRQDTQKTIPGARGRGRGTKNSAQHSGYRGRGRGRGRGRGRSGQNSGLSLVSGGGIGQHDDSIQNKLVGTVYDFDSDEDSTSEANIADLRTMRERKKSTDAATAGVERRDSTVMASGESIQSRLSSPGGTRKYLEDRRLSCSPNHDDSAVVESQSNAGQSFDTVLPLIPGPVDMRTYNSTLDASSSSTLHGQTYENHFLGTFTGVSTNDPALPDIEEDLEKELRSALIKQGQEDCSKPSFDASIDASSSGFVDTNKVSLTDSRNQLKVKIKGPFLDANYVATSSVPPLAQQAPVIITPAATSASIASGTSNLRRMRKKELLRQYCSQDMNMDETGCGNLATSAPIIMPQINRTVITIPKAVASMTSIPTREDYKAVVDANMEKKRRKERSTGFLDANEEEGNIERRRGSATNGASSSGNAPIGNIDRRRGRQSSGGRSTTTTTTTTTMNSGPPKLKIKIGNSIIGGQESGQDDRTRIRPPKKRLSSIPSTPSIEELRRESMKFRRMIMAGFDNDEKLRGKSKKDKNGKRKKRQSSRKEARVRILEGGTAPPKLIIRLGRGNDSPDELPILLTDEEEEEEEERHPTDSRVGPPPPEPVKDEPIYPSVTANIEEKQPTDPDTGGSAPRNVRSAKVTPIRLKLTRCQEGYELKGSPVHGEESNLMTEKLQSPEVPNEIRNPPIKSQEEESSREEEDEEEEENNSSVQRDSSTCPAATSIPQGCQVR; encoded by the exons TGGGAAAGAATACAGACTAtagtaaaaaatgaagaaggtCTTGGTATTGAGTATgatgaaaatgtaatttgcGACGTTTGTAGATCC cCCGATTCTGAAGAAGGAAACGAAATGGTATTTTGTGATTGTTGTAACATATGTGTACATCAAGCATGTTATGGAATCACTTCAATACCAGATGGTTCATGGCTATGTAGAACTTGTTCTCTAAGTCAACGACCAGATTGTGTTCTTTGTCCTAACAAAGGTGGTGCTATGAAGTGTACTCGTAGTGGCCAAAAATGGGCTCATGTTTCTTGTGCTTTATGGATCCCAGAAGTCAGCATTGGCTGTGTTGAAAGAATGGAACCTATTACTAAAATATCCAGTATTcca CAAAGTCGGTGGGCCTTAATATGTGTGCTGTGTCGAGAAAGAGTCGGTGCTTGCATCCAGTGCAGTATAAAAACGTGTAAAACAGCTTATCATGTAACGTGTGCCTTCAAATATGGCTTAGAAATGAAGGCAATTATTGAAGATGAAATGGCCGACGATGGAGTAAAATTAAgg tccTACTGTCAAAAACATAGTAGaacaaatacaaaagataAAGTTCAAGGCACTGGAAGCAGTATAGGGAGTGGAGGTGACAAGGCAGGATCAGATTCCGAAGATGCGGAATCTAGAAGACGCAAGAGGAAAGACATGACTTCTGAGGAAAAAAATCAAGCACGCGCTGCAAA attACAAGAAATTGAAGCAGAATTTGACAAACATgtaagtttaaaagatattgctTCGCAACAATTAGACGTGGATCCTGATGGCAttgtctatatttataattattggaagCTCAAAAGAAGG gcTGGTCATAACAAACCATTATTGGCACCTCGTTGTGGAGAACTTTCGGGTAGTGGATCCCGTAATCAAGGACAAGCAGCCGATCTCGAAAAAATGAGGACATTCGTGCAATTACGTCAAGATTTGGAAAGAGTCCGGAATCTATGCTATATGGTTGGCAGGAGAGAGAAATTATGTCGATCTTTCCTTAGATTACGAGAGCAGACGTTCCACAAGCAAGCTTTAGTAATGTCAGGTCCACCTTTACCGCCGGCAGCAGCTGCTGCTGTGATGGAAGCTAATCATGGACCTTCGATATATGATCGATTATATTCTCATCCTGATTCAGAAGATCACACTCATGATTTTGACACAATTGTTGCTAGAATTGCTGGTATAGATTCTCCAACTAGTGAAGAGAAGAAAActcaacaacaacagcagcagcaacaacaacaacaacaggaCTTCAATGGTGCCTCTAGTAAAAAATTGTACTTCAACGGCTCCGTCCGAAGAAAGAATCTTTATGGCAGTGATTTATCATCTGTCAGTAGTAGTGAAACGGATGCGACAAAAGCAAAAactgaaaaatcgaaaaacttGAAACTTGAAACTGAATCGAGTACAGAAGAGGAAACCAATGTGTCTGCAAAAACCAAACTATCACGAAGAAAAGCGAAAAAAGCTGTTCAATCGGTTGAAAAATTACACTCGACAGTTAGGGAAAAcagtgaaaatgaaaaacttgTGAATAGTAGATCGCATACTCTCGAGCatatggaaaaagaattaGGAAGTGCATCTGGTAGTGAAAGTGATGAATTGTTAACGTTAAGCGGTGGAGCAACAAAACATTTCGTTGCTTCGGCTATTTATTCAGATACAGATTCCGATTCTCAAGAACATGCGTCTCATTCTGCAGTGTTAATTACGAAAGCAGCTGTAAAGGAATTTTCCGCGGCAAATTTGTCGAAAAATTCGCagaaaaactttaataagGATTCCAGACACGTCGAATCGACGTATCACAATACAGGATCGAAGAATAAAGagaatcaaaataaaactagtgttaaaaagaaagaatacatACCTTCTGCATTGATTGTTCCACAAAGACAAGCTGCGAAGAAAGCTTCGGAAATCATGCAACGCACACAACAAGGCAAAAAAGATAATTCAGTGCCTGAAACTATGtcggaaataattaaatctcctGTCGAGGAAATTCCAAAATCTTCCTCCTCAAAGCAATCAAAAGACAAAAGTCCTAATaagaaacaaagagaaaataaacagtcaaaagaaattaaaaataatgacgtGTATGATTTCGATAAAGAATTTGGAGATGGGACAGAGATTTTGGCATATGTACCACAGAGGCAAGCTGCAAAGAAAGCTGCAGAACACATCAAAAGTGGTATGGGTAATAAAACTACGCAGCAAATCGAACAAGAAACATTCGATGGAAGATCGAAAAAGGAATCTCCAGAGAcagggaaaaggaaagaatttagGAAAGATGATTCTTCTAGAAAAGAGGAATTATCTtcgcgaaaagaagaaatatcatcttcgtcgtcatcgtcgtcatcctcttcatcttcttcttcgtcttcatcctcttcctcgtcctcttcctcctcgtcaTCTAGAAAAGAAGATCTCTCAtccagaaaagaagaattggtttcgaagaaggaagaatcctcgagaaaagaagaaatctcgAAAGAAAGTCGTTCGAGAAGACCTAGGAAATCAAGTACGCGAGAGACAGTGCTTTCGAGTAATAGTGATAGCAGCAGTAGTAGTAGCAATAGTTGTTCTAGTTCTACAGAAAGTAGCAGTGATTCGGAAAATCCGGAACATAGGAAATTTTCAGATGAATTGATAGATGGTTCTTCTGCTACTACTTCTTCCGAAAGTGATAGTGGTAACAGAACAAAAAGCAAAGCGATTCCTAGTTCAGCGAATCGAAAGCAACAGCCTAGCAAAACATCACCAGAACGACAAGAAGCtgaaagaaaatcaatttcagGGCGGAAACTCAAGAAGCTGCCCGAGAAGAAGCTTAAAACTTCCGACGGGCGGCGGGGACCTGAGTTTCAGCCGCCTACTGAGAGAGAGGAACCTCGTAGAGCCTGCAAAgaacagcaacagcaacaacaccAGACACAACAAGAAGCAAGTGTCAAAAAGCAAGatcaaagagataaaaaacaatcaacaacaacagcaggAACGGAGGTTGATGAGGATTTGCTCATTGGGTCTGGAGATAATGATGggtcaagaaatatttttgggaCCAGGCCTACCAAAAAGTCGAGTCAAGTTGGTAAGCAGCAATCCTTAccaagaaaagaagataaaaagatcAAATCCGAAGGCAGGAAGCGAAAACCAAACGAGTCCGTTGCGAAAGATGAGAAGAGCGGGAAAGAAACGGTCAAAAAATCGGAGAAACGGTTAAATGACAAACAATCTGTTAAggtaatagaaaagaaagatgaagAACAAAGTAAGAAAGACGAACAAAAGATTATCGATCAAGAAAAAGCTGAGTGTACGGATAGCTCTTCAAAGagcgaagagaaaaaagtaaagaagaTTGGAAGTAAAGatgcgataaatattttagaagaagaaatgaagcAACGTAGAGCGGAAAGAGACAGCCCGAAAAAATCACTGAAAGGATTAGACAAATTACTGGAAAAACGTGAACATCACGATAAAATGTCTAAGAGTAAAATTTCTGAAgtaaagattgaaaaagttatttgcgatgaagaaaaagaagaaaaagaatctgtggaagaaaatcaacaaataaaaGAGGTTATAAAGAACGAAGAtcgtaaaaatcatattaacgAAAGCAACAGTACTATTGAGAAACCAAAACCAGAAGAgcgaatagaagaagaaataataaaaaaggatattGCTGAGATATCtcaaattgagaaaattacatctggaaagaaaaaaaccgaTCGGAATTTGGGGAAAAGTCAGGAAAATGCTATTGAACATCAACAAAGTGTTGAATTGCAAAATATCGAATCTCAAACAATTTCTCTTGGAGAAAACGTTCAAAAAGAAAGTAACGAAGATGATAATGGTAAATCTATTTTGGAAAGAGTCgaaaattcagaaaaagaaCATCAAAAAAGACGAAAATCTGCGAATAGATCGATCTTCTCACCACAACATGGCAAAGATGCAAGTGTTTCAGAATTGTTTGATTTTGATCAAGATATGTTAACGGAAGAAATAGTAAATGAAGATGGATTCGGTATATCTAGAGACGCGGAAGAACGGGGTGTACCGTTAagtttttcattcaataatgaattatgGTTTAAGGAAGATTCGAAAGAGGATAGTGCTAGAGAAACGTTGCATCTTGTAGAGAAGCTACGTATGGAACTCTCAAAAAAGTCAAATTCTAGTCAGATTGAATTAGAGGCAGTACCTGTAGATGGTGAAgttaaaaaggaagaatcaCCTATAGAAAAGACATAcgagcaacagcaacaacaatcGCAGCAACAGTTACCATTACAACTtcagcaacagcaacaaacCACTCAACAACAACAAGAAAAAGAGACAAAAATTCTTGAGCCTATCACAGAACCAGTTTTgaacgtgaaaaatattgaaatttctgaAGAAGAGATATCTACTAACGAAACCCGTCCCAGCAGTTGTAAGAGTAcaatagaagaaaagagaaaaagttgtTATTCGGGTGGTAACGATAGATATGCAGCTTACGAAGAGGATCGTGAAACGAACAAAGTAAGCTTGGTGGAACGATCAAAGCTTGATCGAGCAGAGACTGACGAAAGATGGGTTCCACCTAGTATCAATAGTTTTCAACTTAGCGATGTGCAACATCTAAATGCTTTAATGGAAACGCAAAATCGTCGATATGGGAACCATCAATTCCCTAACGAATCTATTCCAGAAAACGAATCCATTGCACGTACTCATTTGAACGCACCGAGTATACAAGAACAATATCTTCTGCAGCAGCCACATTCGATTCTTCACAGTCAGCAAGAATCGCACGAAAGAACGATGCTCGATCAACCAATATCCGAAGAGAATCCTATGGAAATGGTAAATAGACATTTAATAGGATTGCCAGCATCGGAGGATGATCAGGCGGCTGAAATGATGGATAGAGTGCTGGAAAAAGAAGATGACGTTGTCAGACAACAGGAATATGATCAAAACTCCCCGTACAATGACATAAATGGTCGTCCAGATACTAGATGGGCAGAAAGTCAAGTTTTACCGTCTCGTAGATCCACATCCTCTTCGATTACTTCCGCCTCTTCCGCAGAGGATCATTCTATTCCACCGTACAAGAACGTGGCTGGTATTCCATTCCCGCCATGTTCCATGGAAACAACGTATTACGCAGATTCTAGTTACGGTACTGGTCCAGTCAGTCTGTTTCCGCCACAGTCCTGCGCGGCACCATTACCTTATCCTTCTCCTGGTCCAGCCCTTTTTCCACCAGCATTTGGAGCGGCTTTTCCAGGAGCTCAATCATTATTACCCCACGTGAAGCCATTAGAAGATTCGCTTAATCTACAAGCTTCACCATGTACCGCAGCGTTCACGTCTTCCTCACACAACATGGCGCTTACAGCAGCTATGGTCTCGCCTACTAAAATAGTTACACCAcctccaccaccacctccACCACCTCCCCAAGTCACCGCTCCACCTACAGAATCTATAGAGAGAACGCAACAACAATTACAAACGCAAGTAGCCGATTCACCCTCTTTGCCTATGAATTTCTTGAACACTGTAGCACCGGAAAATCATACTAATGATACCGTTGTCGAGAGTCTTCAAGAAGCTTTGGCAGATGGTAAAAGTCAACATTCTGGGAAAAAGTCGCCTTCTAAACCTACCAGAACCTCTGCCCGCGTCACATCGTTACAAGGAAAATCTCCTGGGAAATCTCCAAGACAAGATACTCAAAAAACTATTCCTGGAGCGCGAGGTCGTGGCAGAGGGACGAAAAATTCGGCGCAACATTCTGGTTACAGAGGACGTGGGCGTGGAAGGGGGAGAGGACGAGGTAGAAGCGGTCAAAACTCAGGACTTTCTTTGGTTTCCGGTGGTGGTATCGGTCAACACGATGATTCCATTCAAAACAAGCTAGTCGGTACGGTGTACGATTTTGATTCCGACGAAGATTCGACCAGTGAAGCGAATATTGCTGATTTGCGTACTATGAGAGAGCGAAAGAAGTCTACTGATGCTGCAACGGCTGGAGTTGAAAGAAGAGATTCCACGGTCATGGCTTCTGGAGAAAGCATTCAGTCAAGACTCTCTAGTCCGGGAGgcacaagaaaatatttggaagATAGGAGACTTTCTTGCTCTCCGAATCATGATGATTCTGCCGTCGTGGAAAGTCAGTCAAATGCCGGACAAAGTTTTGATACCGTCCTCCCACTTATTCCTGGCCCCGTCGATATGAGAACGTACAATTCTACTCTCGATGCTTCAAGCTCTTCCACTTTACACGGCCAGACATATGAGAATCATTTCCTTGGTACTTTCACCGGTGTTTCAACGAATGATCCTGCCCTTCCTGATATCGAGGAAGATCTCGAAAAAGAACTGAGATCCGCGCTGATCAAACAAGGTCAAGAAGATTGTTCAAAACCAAGTTTTGATGCAAGTATCGACGCTTCGTCTTCTGGCTTTGTAGACACTAATAAAGTCTCTTTGACAGACTCGAGAAATCAACTGAAGGTGAAGATTAAAGGCCCTTTCCTTGATGCAAATTACGTTGCTACCTCGTCAGTACCACCGCTTGCTCAACAGGCACCTGTAATAATTACTCCAGCCGCTACCAGTGCTTCCATCGCTTCCGGAACATCAAATCTTCGACGAATGCGAAAGAAGGAATTGCTCAGACAGTATTGTTCTCAGGATATGAATATGGATGAGACAGGATGTGGAAACCTTGCTACATCCGCACCAATTATAATGCCACAAATCAATCGCACAGTGATAACAATTCCTAAAGCGGTCGCCTCGATGACCAGTATACCTACAAGAGAAGACTATAAAGCAGTTGTCGATGCAaatatggaaaagaaaagaaggaaagagagatctACAGGGTTCCTGGATGCTAACGAGGAAGAGGGAAATATCGAGAGGAGGCGTGGTAGTGCTACTAACGGTGCTAGTTCTAGTGGTAATGCTCCGATTGGTAATATAGATCGTAGAAGAGGAAGGCAGAGTAGCGGTGGTAGGTCGACAACAACGACCACTACGACCACTACTATGAATAGCGGTCCgccaaaattgaaaatcaaaattggcAATAGTATAATTGGTGGGCAGGAAAGCGGTCAAGATGATAGAACGAGGATCAGACCACCGAAAAAACGATTAAGTAGTATACCAAGTACACCAAGTATCGAAGAATTGAGAAGAGAAAGTATGAAATTTAGACGTATGATCATGGCCGGTTTCGacaacgatgaaaaattaagaggcaaaagtaaaaaagataagaacGGTAAACGAAAAAAACGACAGTCGAGTAGAAAAGAAGCTAGGGTACGTATCCTTGAAGGTGGAACCGCCCCACCAAAATTGATCATAAGATTAGGCAGAGGTAACGATTCTCCGGATGAATTACCGATTTTACTCacggatgaagaagaagaggaagaagaggaacgaCATCCGACTGATAGTAGAGTaggtcctcctcctccagaaCCTGTCAAAGACGAGCCTATTTATCCATCAGTAACTGCTAACATAGAAGAAAAACAACCTACTGATCCCGACACTGGCGGCAGTGCACCTAGAAATGTTCGTTCGGCTAAAGTTACGCCGATCAGATTAAAATTGACACGTTGTCAAGAAGGCTATGAGCTAAAGGGCTCGCCTGTTCACGGTGAGGAGTCCAATTTAATGACGGAGAAACTACAAAGTCCGGAAGTTCCAAACGAAATAAGAAATCCACCGATCAAAAGCCAAGAAGAAGAATCCTCTCGAGAAGAGGAGgatgaagaagaggaagagaataaTAGTTCTGTACAAAGGGATTCCTCCACATGTCCTGCCGCGACAAGTATACCGCAAGGATGCCAAGTTAGGTGA